One region of bacterium genomic DNA includes:
- a CDS encoding glycosyltransferase family 2 protein produces MDFSVIVPAYNEAGRLGKSLDAILEFMKRWHNSFEVIVVDDGSKDATSQIVEERMRNHKELKLIRLHANRGKGYAVKTGILNAQGEYILFSDADLSTPIEELPKLFYWIKKGYDIAIASRACPGAYLEIHQPFYREFMGRLFNLLVRLFLLPGIYDTQCGFKLFRREVAREIFQRQRFSGFSFDFEVLYIAKRLGYKIKEVPVIWRHSPGSKVKVLRNGITSFFDIFKTRFRGVK; encoded by the coding sequence ATGGATTTCTCTGTCATCGTTCCCGCTTATAATGAAGCGGGGAGGTTGGGGAAGAGCTTGGATGCGATTCTTGAGTTTATGAAAAGGTGGCATAACTCGTTTGAGGTTATAGTGGTTGACGATGGCTCAAAGGACGCCACATCGCAAATTGTTGAGGAAAGGATGAGGAATCATAAGGAGCTCAAACTAATAAGGCTTCACGCGAATAGAGGGAAGGGATACGCCGTTAAAACGGGAATTTTAAACGCGCAGGGGGAATACATCCTCTTCTCCGATGCCGACCTATCAACCCCTATTGAGGAGCTCCCAAAGCTTTTTTATTGGATTAAAAAGGGATACGATATAGCGATTGCCTCAAGGGCGTGTCCAGGAGCTTATCTGGAGATTCATCAACCTTTTTATAGGGAGTTTATGGGGAGATTATTCAATCTTCTCGTGAGGCTCTTCCTTCTCCCTGGCATTTACGATACGCAGTGCGGGTTCAAGCTCTTTCGCAGGGAAGTAGCGAGGGAGATTTTCCAGAGGCAGAGATTTAGCGGTTTCTCCTTTGACTTTGAGGTTTTATATATCGCAAAAAGGTTGGGTTATAAAATTAAGGAAGTGCCGGTCATCTGGAGGCATTCGCCAGGCTCGAAAGTCAAAGTATTGAGGAACGGCATAACTTCCTTTTTTGACATCTTCAAAACGAGGTTCAGAGGGGTAAAATGA
- a CDS encoding class I SAM-dependent methyltransferase has translation MNKEEYERMFLLEDFYWWFKGRREILLSAIKGIEAKDVLDVGCGTGGNLTLFNGFVVGLDVSLQALKLAQKRKPEAILCRGEAENLPFKDDSFDLVLALDLLEHLPDDIQGLREMHRVLRKGGNVLITVPAYKFLWSEHDEALHHFRRYSKCELKGKMEGVGFKIKFLSHAIVLPFFPIALFRLLQRFTRGTNREPKTSLIILPTILNEILFRILLGEAKLIERGISFPFGVSIICRGEK, from the coding sequence ATGAACAAGGAAGAATACGAGAGGATGTTCCTACTTGAAGATTTCTATTGGTGGTTTAAGGGACGAAGAGAAATCCTCCTCTCAGCGATAAAGGGAATAGAGGCGAAAGATGTCTTGGATGTTGGCTGCGGCACGGGAGGTAATCTAACCCTATTCAATGGATTTGTTGTCGGCTTGGACGTTTCCCTCCAGGCTTTGAAATTAGCCCAGAAAAGAAAGCCTGAAGCAATCCTTTGCCGAGGGGAAGCGGAGAACCTTCCCTTCAAGGACGACTCCTTTGACCTCGTCCTCGCTTTGGACTTGCTTGAACATCTTCCAGATGATATACAAGGATTGCGGGAAATGCATAGGGTGCTTAGGAAAGGCGGAAATGTATTGATTACCGTGCCGGCATACAAATTCCTCTGGAGCGAGCACGATGAGGCGCTCCATCACTTCCGCAGATATTCCAAATGTGAGCTGAAAGGGAAGATGGAGGGAGTCGGCTTCAAAATAAAATTCCTCTCTCACGCAATCGTCCTCCCTTTCTTTCCCATTGCTTTGTTTCGTCTCCTGCAAAGATTCACAAGAGGGACTAATAGGGAACCGAAGACATCGCTCATAATCCTCCCTACCATCCTCAACGAAATCCTCTTTCGTATCTTATTAGGAGAAGCGAAATTGATAGAAAGGGGGATATCCTTTCCCTTCGGTGTCTCCATAATTTGCAGAGGTGAGAAATGA
- a CDS encoding M20/M25/M40 family metallo-hydrolase, which yields MREEIREILKKLIAIPSPTKEEERICLEVEGILKSMGFSLTRQEVRPRAYNLIAKRGESPLLISTHLDTVHSYGHPNPFELLEEDGNFIGRGVVDAKGQLASLLVALKHSKGACQLALTVDEEGEGKGSEVLEIEAEEALVLEPTNFELCLSEAGSLEYEIEVKGRATHSATPERGENAILKAYSLYQELHSLSIMKARHPLFPPPSIILTKIEGGDFITLVPSSCKIQIDIHILPNVDIEKAREEIEGFLLSKGVSYRLIDVAHPFEISEPPKICDIIGEFMEKKEREKRFGGMRSWTDAANLIRKGIKPVVFGAGDLAIAHSQREWVKADDLLFLTEVLIYLIDNYK from the coding sequence ATGAGAGAGGAAATAAGAGAAATTCTGAAAAAGCTTATCGCTATTCCCTCCCCAACTAAGGAAGAGGAAAGGATTTGCCTTGAAGTTGAGGGAATCCTCAAATCTATGGGATTCTCCCTCACCAGACAGGAGGTCAGACCGAGAGCCTACAATTTGATTGCCAAAAGAGGGGAAAGCCCGCTACTCATCTCCACCCATCTTGATACTGTTCATTCTTACGGACATCCCAACCCCTTTGAGTTGTTGGAGGAGGATGGCAATTTTATTGGCAGAGGGGTGGTGGATGCTAAGGGGCAGTTGGCATCCCTTTTAGTAGCCCTGAAACACTCAAAGGGTGCATGCCAGCTTGCCCTTACCGTGGACGAGGAGGGAGAGGGAAAGGGCTCAGAGGTTTTGGAGATAGAAGCTGAGGAAGCGCTCGTCTTGGAGCCTACGAATTTTGAGCTTTGCCTTTCCGAAGCCGGTTCTTTGGAATATGAGATTGAGGTAAAGGGTAGGGCAACCCATTCCGCAACCCCGGAAAGAGGGGAAAACGCCATCCTCAAGGCTTATTCCCTCTATCAAGAGCTTCATAGTCTATCAATTATGAAAGCTCGCCATCCCCTTTTCCCACCACCATCTATAATCTTGACGAAGATAGAGGGAGGAGACTTCATAACCCTCGTTCCTTCATCCTGTAAGATTCAGATTGACATCCATATACTCCCAAATGTAGACATAGAGAAGGCGAGGGAAGAGATTGAGGGATTTCTCTTATCAAAAGGCGTAAGTTATCGCTTGATTGACGTGGCGCACCCCTTTGAGATATCCGAGCCCCCTAAGATATGCGATATCATAGGGGAATTTATGGAGAAAAAGGAAAGGGAAAAGAGATTCGGAGGTATGAGGAGCTGGACGGACGCGGCTAATCTAATAAGGAAGGGGATAAAACCCGTCGTTTTCGGTGCGGGAGACTTGGCTATAGCTCATTCCCAGAGGGAATGGGTGAAGGCGGATGATTTGCTTTTCCTTACGGAGGTTCTTATCTATCTAATAGATAACTATAAATGA
- a CDS encoding histidine phosphatase family protein: MDKMRLYFARHGMTEWNDDGKMQGRTDVPLNEAGILQARLLAKKLANLPLKAIYTSPLSRAMKTAEIIARPHNLEVIPVPSLQEADFGKWEGLTIEEIKSGWGDELELWYEGKSLPPEGEGILEMQRRVVEFIEELKEKHKGEEILLVAHGGPIRAFVCHILGTLKPFRRIKQANANINIFDYFEEWGWQIVALNDTCHLAEELHSDMEDGY; this comes from the coding sequence ATGGATAAGATGAGGCTATACTTCGCCCGACATGGAATGACCGAGTGGAACGATGATGGAAAGATGCAGGGAAGAACGGATGTCCCTTTGAACGAAGCAGGCATCTTGCAGGCGAGATTGCTTGCCAAAAAGCTTGCCAATCTACCCCTCAAAGCGATTTACACCAGCCCTTTAAGCAGGGCTATGAAAACAGCGGAAATCATAGCTCGCCCTCATAATCTGGAAGTGATACCTGTTCCCTCCTTGCAGGAAGCCGATTTCGGTAAGTGGGAGGGGCTTACGATTGAGGAAATAAAGAGCGGATGGGGAGATGAATTGGAGCTTTGGTATGAGGGAAAATCGCTGCCGCCCGAGGGAGAGGGAATTCTGGAGATGCAGAGGAGGGTGGTTGAGTTCATAGAGGAATTGAAAGAGAAGCATAAAGGGGAGGAAATTCTTTTAGTTGCTCATGGTGGACCGATAAGAGCTTTCGTTTGCCACATCCTGGGAACTCTAAAGCCTTTCAGGAGAATAAAACAGGCTAACGCAAATATCAATATCTTTGATTATTTTGAGGAATGGGGCTGGCAGATAGTTGCTTTAAACGATACCTGCCATCTTGCTGAGGAACTTCATAGCGATATGGAGGACGGTTATTGA